Proteins from one Podospora pseudoanserina strain CBS 124.78 chromosome 1, whole genome shotgun sequence genomic window:
- a CDS encoding hypothetical protein (EggNog:ENOG503NXQM; COG:S) — MDTPIEAPSGTPQGNSTQVVTDYIREKDQERNVTPRQDRPLTLLELPVDILQLIVKEITHTNDLTALALTNSALHGLATPLIYSRFDIVWPDGHITATESKSVDALTYGLKTLCLGSAFVRTMRRAFPRNMRQLAKFNGNEYAQYIKKFSLGNGPADWVAEYMISKESGTMLGTMVALAIAKMKNLETFIWDMPTGVLSDIFMALASLAEQPDRDCKLSRVWVRWHDNSEQSGNSASQNGNPVAGTTALVPQGSHVTAVGIMLPENAAHPSPRPPVSYANYHCEYPTFSVLPPLTSLTVLDIDEVAYLDEMAILIERSKDTLQELRVGISANAVHKDFAQAWDGPGLRQVDHKAQFPGGSTIGERRLGGVIGVLVGKIYDIRQHRSLRSKMKLVAVAGSATENNASPTTPVSTASSQSPLTGNSSPNSASGPSQTQQSEDDTAADKGQPNASDKKKDGLKGGRGSKPTAVPNKVLDGKLKLQTLELERVTLSLHVCRQALDWTVLTNLTLLDCAQHENLWKMLRKNFQPTSLNNGISLSPNGSRMAASNAPLQYHLALKSLHTDATTLALVNFIRETLAPNTLEVLFLQDRRRSSTPPIPLAEIFKGCLRRHPQSLRKLLLDSSVKPPANPNAANNDNTRWRNWTLSTEVVQYLTSGRMVNLRELAVSLEYKDWHTFLQRLVNLQQLRSLNIAHVADYPGGKPEPRELAHQIADIITLRLEIRLCYVGVGSKCFEMLESRETGSSSAADSSGGTTTPDIPAPPATANPFTGQMNGIFSNNGFNNINAGATSANGVDLGDAEDTSEDENDHQSDNSDEQSENDEDEGELEEEDEDDDNTPTTATSDPEETQSEDDGDEDDDQTTGTGIGGTMAGTNSTNANNNNNNNNNNNNSADLVDEYDDGWVEPGANSVKLRLREILFYDDKVAIFKARHGKL, encoded by the exons ATGGACACCCCAATCGAAGCACCCAGCGGAACGCCTCAAGGAAACTCTACTCAAGTTGTTACCGACTATATTAGAGAGAAGGACCAAGAGCGCAATGTTACCCCCAGACAGGATAGACCCCTCACCTTGCTCGAACTTCCAGTCGATATTTTGCAGTTGATCGTTAAGGAG ATCACTCATACAAACGATCTGACAGCACTTGCCTTGACGAACTCGGCTCTACACGGGCTTGCTACACCTCTGATATACTCACGGTTCGACATTGTTTGGCCAGATGGACACATCACGGCAACAGAATCCAAGAGCGTGGACGCCTTGACCTACGGACTCAAGACGCTGTGTCTCGGAAGCGCTTTTGTTCGCACCATGCGCAGAGCATTTCCACGAAATATGCGTCAACTTGCTAAGTTCAATGGTAACGAGTATGCACAATACATCAAGAAGTTCTCGCTGGGCAACGGGCCGGCCGACTGGGTTGCTGAGTACATGATCAGTAAAGAGAGTGGAACAATGCTTGGGACCATGGTGGCACTCGCGATCGCCAAAATGAAAAACCTCGAGACGTTCATATGGGACATGCCCACCGGTGTGCTGTCCGACATCTTCATGGCGCTGGCATCCTTGGCTGAGCAGCCCGACAGAGACTGTAAGCTCAGCAGGGTCTGGGTCCGCTGGCATGACAACTCGGAGCAGTCCGGCAACTCTGCTTCTCAGAACGGAAATCCAGTGGCGGGTACAACTGCACTTGTTCCCCAAGGGAGCCATGTCACGGCTGTGGGAATAATGCTTCCAGAAAACGCCGCCCACCCTTCACCTCGGCCTCCAGTCTCTTACGCGAATTACCACTGCGAATACCCAACTTTTAGCGTCTTGCCTCCACTCACGAGCTTGACCGTGCTGGACATTGACGAAGTGGCCTACCTGGACGAGATGGCCATACTTATAGAGCGCTCCAAGGATACGCTTCAAGAACTCCGCGTGGGTATCTCAGCAAATGCGGTACACAAGGACTTTGCTCAGGCTTGGGATGGGCCTGGCTTACGACAAGTGGACCACAAAGCCCAGTTTCCAGGAGGCAGCACAATTGGCGAGAGGCGTCTAGGGGGCGTTATCGGTGTCCTGGTTGGGAAGATCTACGACATCAGGCAACACCGCTCTTTGAGAAGCAAGATGAAGCTCGTGGCCGTTGCTGGTTCTGCCACAGAGAACAACGCTTCGCCAACCACACCAGTCTCGACAGCCTCCTCACAGTCACCATTAACTGGGAACTCCTCACCCAATAGCGCTTCCGGGCCATCGCAGACTCAGCAGTCCGAAGACGATACTGCTGCGGACAAAGGACAGCCGAATGCCTctgacaagaagaaagatGGGTTGAAAGGTGGCAGGGGTAGTAAGCCGACAGCTGTCCCTAACAAGGTTCTGGACGGCAAACTCAAACTACAGACCCTTGAGCTCGAGCGAGTGACACTATCACTGCATGTCTGCAGGCAGGCGTTAGATTGGACGGTGTTGACAAATCTGACGCTCCTCGACTGTGCCCAGCACGAGAACCTATGGAAGATGCTACGCAAGAATTTTCAGCCGACATCTCTCAACAACGGAATCAGCCTTTCTCCCAACGGGTCCAGGATGGCAGCATCAAACGCGCCCTTGCAGTACCATCTCGCCCTCAAGTCTCTTCATACAGACGCTACTACCTTGGCTCTAGTCAACTTCATCAGAGAGACCCTTGCGCCTAACACCCTCGAAGTCTTGTTCTTGCAAGATCGCAGACGAAGTTCCACCCCCCCAATTCCGCTGGCTGAAATCTTCAAAGGTTGTCTGAGAAGACATCCACAAAGCCTGCGGAAACTCCTGCTGGATAGCTCTGTCAAACCCCCTGCCAACCCCAATGCTGCTAATAACGACAACACCAGGTGGAGGAATTGGACTCTAAGTACGGAGGTTGTACAGTACCTCACCAGCGGACGCATGGTCAATCTGAGGGAATTGGCCGTGTCGTTGGAATACAAGGACTGG CACACCTTCCTACAACGCCTCGTCAACCTTCAGCAGCTGCGTTCTCTTAACATTGCTCACGTGGCAGACTACCCAGGCGGGAAACCCGAACCGCGAGAGCTCGCCCATCAGATTGCAGACATTATTACCCTGAGACTCGAAATTCGGCTTTGCTACGTTGGTGTCGGTAGTAAATGCTTTGAAATGCTTGAATCCCGCGAGACAGGTTCATCAAGCGCAGCAGACTCCAGTGGTGGAACAACCACGCCGGATATTCCGGctcctccagcaacagcGAATCCCTTCACTGGGCAGATGAACGGCATATTTTCCAATAAtggcttcaacaacatcaacgccGGTGCAACGTCAGCCAATGGGGTTGATTTGGGGGATGCGGAGGATACATCGGAAGACGAGAATGACCACCAGTCGGACAACTCGGATGAGCAGTCTGAGaatgacgaagacgaaggggagctcgaggaagaagatgaagacgacgacaacactCCTACCACGGCGACTAGCGATCCCGAGGAGACACAAAGTGAGGATGacggggatgaggatgatgaccaGACCACAGGGACTGGGATAGGAGGCACCATGGCTGGGACGAACAGCACTaacgccaacaacaacaacaacaacaacaacaacaacaacaacagtgcGGACTTGGTCGATGAGTATGACGACGGCTGGGTCGAGCCAGGGGCTAATTCGGTGAAGCTACGGCTGAGGGAGATCTTGTTCTATGATGACAAGGTTGCTATCTTCAAGGCTAGGCATGGAAAGTTGTAG
- a CDS encoding hypothetical protein (EggNog:ENOG503P3KU; COG:S), producing the protein MAKEKKYNPVQAQHKADKAKAVKKGKAEQQARRNEKLAQRNPARIEQQINDLKAIKEGGGKLTALEEQSLEALEKDLKAVKKAREALGDRAPQFGRGGPSKPGQRNDGVLGKRRRDEDESSDDSDVPEDVRRIPMPRDTPPPIPKEIMDEWYAKRRAKRNANQEPVAERAQSENSATPAPVVESKTVYEAKPVVRDLRKEAVSAFVPTHVRMKIEKGKGQGGLLEPEEADQLEREGYLRVPDTQQSAPSKVPHGVTLEEVEDEDN; encoded by the exons AtggcaaaagaaaagaagtaCAACCCAGTGCAGGCCCAGCACAAGGCtgacaaggccaaggctgtcaagaaaG GCAAAGCAGAGCAGCAAGCAAGAAGAAACGAGAAGCTCGCCCAGAGGAATCCGGCTAGAATAGAACAGCAAATCAACGATCTTAAGGCTATAAAAGAAGGCGGAGGGAAGCTTACCGCTCTCGAAGAGCAATCACTCGAGGCGTTGGAGAAGGACTTGAAGGCAGTCAAGAAAGCTCGTGAAGCTCTCGGAGACCGAGCGCCCCAGTTTGGTCGTGGGGGTCCGTCAAAGCCAGGCCAGAGAAACGACGGAGTACTTGGGAAGCGGAGAAgagacgaggacgagtcGAGTGACGACAGTGATGTTCCCGAGGACGTGAGAAGGATACCTATGCCGCGAGACACACCGCCGCCTATCCCCAAAGAGATCATGGACGAATGGTACGCCAAGCGTCGGGCCAAAAGAAACGCAAACCAGGAGCCAGTGGCGGAAAGGGCTCAGTCAGAAAATTCTGCCACGCCAGCACCAGTTGTGGAGTCCAAGACAGTGTACGAGGCCAAGCCGGTGGTGAGAGACTTGCGGAAGGAGGCGGTCAGCGCATTCGTTCCCACACATGTGCGTATGAAGATTGAAAAGGGCAAGGGACAAGGCGGCCTCCTCGAGCCTGAAGAAGCTGATCAATTGGAACGGGAAGGCTACCTTCGGGTGCCTGACACCCAGCAATCTGCCCCAAGCAAGGTTCCTCATGGGGTGACGCTTGAGGAAGTGGAAGACGAAGACAACTAA
- the DBF2 gene encoding serine/threonine-protein kinase dbf2 (COG:T; BUSCO:EOG09261AMX; EggNog:ENOG503NVV5), whose product MASFMANLFPGGKQDNRPSTPIKTNFTTPVSTPQGSPSKRTVPPGAHDLPTAAFDGLKLAAPPGMGILDSPVKLGRPQSVAAPLSPGKSNVQHFEEGPSAVEHSPVHKNATQGGSPLRSHMQENTPPISLRDPFQEPTYQPSHAALSRQELYQPRERERPQGTVKKFNTTRGLTAEEREILSKPNVKRLVNVTQLYFLDYYFDLLTYVGQRQNRLNAFKAEYPEPPETDPETYKQMWSKYAGRERANLRKRRVRLRQGDFQILTQVGQGGYGQVFLAQKKDTKEVCALKVMSKKLLFKLDEIRHVLTERDILTTAKSEWLVRLLYSFQDDKNIYLAMEYVPGGDFRTLLNNTGVLSNRHARFYIAEMFCSVDALHQLGYIHRDLKPENFLVDSTGHVKLTDFGLAAGFLAPAKIESMRIRLEKASETSVPFGKPMDQRTVAERREGYRSMRDKDVNYAKSIVGSPDYMAPEVLRGEEYDFTVDYWSLGCMLFEALTGFPPFAGSNADETWRNLKHWREVLKRPVWEDPSYFLSNRTWNFITTCINSRSKRFSNIKDIRNHPYFAEVDWEILRETKAPFVPELDSETDAGYFDDFSNEADMAKYKEVHDKQQALEGMADRDDEMSKSLFVGFTFRHRKPANEDGSSPRKKIPFEEDAAPSFGTML is encoded by the exons ATGGCGAGCTTCATGGCCAATCTATTCCCTGGTGGGAAACAGGACAATcgcccctccaccccgatCAAAACCAACTTCACAACCCCAGTCAGCACTCCACAGGGCAGCCCCAGCAAGCGAACAGTACCTCCCGGCGCCCATGATCTTCCTACCGCCGCCTTTGATGGTCTGAAGCTCGCAGCACCGCCCGGCATGGGCATCCTCGACAGTCCCGTCAAGCTGGGTCGCCCACAAAGCGTTGCGGCCCCATTATCTCCTGGCAAGAGCAACGTGCAGCATTTCGAGGAGGGGCCATCGGCTGTTGAGCATAGTCCTGTCCACAAGAACGCCACGCAGGGTGGCAGTCCCCTGAGAAGCCACATGCAAGAAAACACACCACCCATCTCGCTGCGCGACCCTTTCCAAGAGCCGACATATCAGCCAAGTCATGCCGCCCTCTCTCGTCAAGAGCTCTACCAGCCacgagagcgagagagaccGCAAGGGACTGTCAAGAAGTTCAACACGACACGGGGTCTCACCGCCGAGGAGCGAGAGATCTTGTCAAAGCCAAACGTTAAGCGCCTGGTCAATGTCACTCAGTTGT ACTTCCTCGATTACTACTTTGATCTCCTGACCTATGTCGGTCAAAGACAGAACCGCCTCAATGCATTCAAGGCGGAATATCCCGAGCCGCCCGAGACCGACCCAGAGACGTACAAGCAAATGTGGTCAAAGTACGCCGGTCGAGAACGCGCCAATCTCCGCAAGAGGCGAGTCCGGTTGAGGCAAGGTGATTTCCAGATTCTCACCCAAGTTGGCCAGGGCGGTTACGGTCAAGTCTTCCTCGCGCAAAAGAAGGATACCAAGGAGGTGTGCGCGCTCAAGGTGATGAGCAAAAAGCTGCTGTTCAAGCTCGACGAGATTAGACATGTCTTGACGGAGAGAGACATTCTGACAACGGCCAAGAGCGAGTGGCTGGTCCGCCTGCTGTACTCGTTCCAGGATGACAAGAATATCTATCTTGCCATGGAATACGTACCAGGCGGTGACTTCCGGACGCTTCTCAACAACACTGGGGTGTTGTCCAACAGGCATGCACGGTTCTACATCGCGGAAATGTTCTGCTCGGTTGATGCCTTGCACCAGCTGGGCTACATTCATCGCGATCTCAAGCCGGAAAACTTCCTGGTCGACTCCACCGGCCATGTGAAGCTCACTGATTTTGGCCTGGCGGCCGGTTTCCTCGCACCCGCTAAGATCGAGTCGATGAGGATCCGGCTGGAGAAGGCGTCCGAGACGTCGGTTCCGTTCGGTAAGCCAATGGACCAGCGTACGGTGGCAGAGCGTCGGGAGGGATATCGGTCCATGAGGGACAAGGATGTGAACTACGCCAAGTCGATTGTCGGCTCGCCAGATTACATGGCTCCCGAGGTGCTCAGGGGAGAGGAGTATGACTTTACGGTTGATTACTGGAGTTTGGGGTGCATGTTGTTTGAGGCATTGACGGGGTTCCCCCCGTTTGCCGGCAGCAACGCGGATGAGACGTGGAGGAATCTGAAGCACTGGCGGGAGGTGCTGAAGAGGCCGGTGTGGGAAGATCCGAGCTACTTTTTGAGCAACCGGACATGGAACTTTATCACAAC TTGCATCAACTCCCGATCCAAGCGCTTCTCCAATATCAAGGATATCCGGAACCACCCCTACTTTGCCGAAGTGGACTGGGAAATACTCAGAGAGACCAAGGCGCCGTTCGTCCCCGAGCTCGACTCCGAGACGGACGCCGGCTACTTTGACGACTTTTCCAACGAGGCAGATATGGCCAAGTACAAGGAAGTGCACGACAAGCAGCAGGCACTTGAGGGCATGGCCGAcagggatgatgagatgagcaAGAGCTTGTTTGTCGGGTTTACCTTCCGGCACCGCAAGCCGGCGAATGAGGATGGCAGCAGCCCGAGAAAGAAGATTCCGTTTGAGGAGGACGCGGCCCCTTCTTTTGGCACCATGCTGTAG
- a CDS encoding hypothetical protein (EggNog:ENOG503PEK1), with translation MRPSTVTAFLAPAAANAQWYGGAPECAQSCMSSLWDADSTWPAPTSYCAEPTQAAPLISCISSACSASPTAVTSYSSLSASLCAQWASCSAAGSTGVLTVSAPAFTGAWGSGRGSNAWGGDGEWTKTWAGGVYTVTGCEWNGNPWAGGPGGWGPGGEAGGSPWGPWGKGWKWSTETQTVTRVFTGVDNGVTSFSTSIGLATVAVAVSGDSTTTSFLAQATGNAAAEGSKVDSGVRIMGAVLGGVVAVAGLL, from the exons ATGAGACCCTCAACCGTGACGGCCTTCCTTGCCCCGGCGGCCGCCAACGCCCAGTGGTACGGCGGTGCCCCCGAGTGCGCT caatcCTGCATGTCCTCCCTCTGGGACGCAGACTCCACTtggccagcaccaacctcctACTGCGCCGAGCCAACCCAGGCCGCCCCCTTGATCTCctgcatctcctccgcctgctccgcctcccccacggCGGTAACCTCctactcctccctctccgcctccctctgcgCCCAGTGGGCCTCctgctccgccgccggctCCACCGGCGTCCTGACCGTCTCCGCTCCCGCCTTCACCGGCGCCTGGGGTTCCGGCCGCGGCTCTAACGCCTGgggcggggacggggagTGGACAAAGacctgggctggtggtgtctACACCGTTACCGGGTGCGAATGGAACGGCAACCCTTGGGCTGGCGGCCCGGGCGGCTGGGGACCGGGAGGCGAGGCGGGTGGTAGCCCTTGGGGTCCTTGGGGTAAGGGGTGGAAGTGGAGCACCGAGACTCAGACGGTGACGAGAGTGTTCACGGGGGTTGATAATGGAGTCACCAGCTTCAGCACCTCCATTGGGTTGgcgacggtggcggtggcggtgagcGGGGACAGCACCACTACGAGCTTTCTGGCGCAGGCGACGGGGAATGCCGCCGCGGAGGGGAGTAAGGTTGATAGCGGGGTCAGGATCATGGGTGCGGTTTTGGGTGGCGTGGTTGCTGTGGCTGGGTTGCTTTGA
- the GAT1 gene encoding Sodium- and chloride-dependent GABA transporter 1 (EggNog:ENOG503NXG0; COG:K) codes for MAASTAMPFSTMSPLSSMNPTSTEHDWRFPRRPQDAVHNHRSKADRVTANAHPGQPATGQRIATTATSSARPRYPALPFDAPAPYNGPYHGLLHAAAFPPFERTSPNVVQGFDEMQREDPLATQIWKLFARTKQLLPNRDRMENLTWRAMHIKLQKAKQAEEAKRERSRAAALNAPSGIAQQLRQSSDHDAMNLDEYINHELVGTPSGMALTPGSESARQADERSSYATASAIPIKSRRDAAQPMIPQSVPVAAHQRVPEEFGYLPRQVRKTSIDETSRSNRKRPANFSPHVSAMNSGFGTGGLDADQYLLDNNNSQQNTMAQANNQPGVPFPLDTFQLDNDPIITSAGPFQPNFTFSPSTSPMVAHDHFSVYNGNTMQPSSLAGADFYSPPGSAYQSAVSTPHPLGEGGEGFYFASMDMRQRQQPYRPGPSGMNNTLSQQFSYPNSGNMMFATTTSSADPTSAFTAPSSFGHIDPSTVFGQDHAARSPGVGLGQDPPMFFGGAESDDEEGGVFADRNLSMTIEDSFESSSSSLAWDPTLPGNFSTQAARYPAGPPRKHVAIGGTTTEFVDANGDYGLARSHSQSFRTTNGRQIKMPRTASTPGLANMAHSFGQSNPNSPPGDAMFTAGLSSVAASRPSSPPPGSMHGSTTNLQGAGGNQGDSSAPTMCTNCATTTTPLWRRNPEGQPLCNACGLFLKLHGVVRPLSLKTDVIKKRNRGSGSSLPVSGTSTRSKKNAASSSSSNLSGATGRKNSTLSITSNANPPPTQVSTPPAAQHRSNSVHDGESPASGPASGGNTAGSTPTSYHGSAGSTSGVVGGKGVIPIAAAPPKNTPGPGAASLTRAATLGSKRQRRHSRSAADQPSSSMDIDSPENSTGSNEAARSVGSSSGYSSAHATNSMSFTNGSSFGVSQRPPGGSGSRGAPGNQSSTMLSGSGTGGQPQEWEWLTMSL; via the exons ATGGCTGCGAGCACGGCGATGCCGTTCTCTACCATGAGCCCTCTTTCTTCCATGAATCCCACATCCACAGAGCACGACTGGCGCTTCCCCCGGAGACCTCAGGACGCTGTCCACAACCATCGATCCAAGGCTGATCGAGTCACCGCAAATGCACACCCAGGCCAGCCGGCCACCGGCCAGAGGATAGCCACCACTGCAACTTCCTCCGCCCGTCCGAGGTATCCTGCCCTGCCCTTTGACGCTCCTGCTCCATACAATGGCCCTTACCATGGATTGCTTCATGCTGCCGCCTTCCCCCCTTTTGAGCGCACCAGCCCCAATGTCGTCCAGGGCTTTGATGAGATGCAGAGGGAAGACCCCTTGGCTACACAGATCTGGAAGCTGTTCGCGAGGACGaagcagctcctccccaaccggGACAGGATGGAAAATTTAACATGGAGGGCGATGCATATCAAACTGCAAAAGGCCAAGCaggccgaggaagccaa ACGGGAGCGTTCGCGTGCTGCGGCACTCAATGCGCCCAGCGGAATCGCTCAGCAGTTGCGCCAGTCATCGGATCATGACGCCATGAACTTGGACGAGTACATCAACCATGAACTCGTAGGGACCCCATCTGGCATGGCACTTACCCCCGGATCGGAGAGTGCCAGGCAAGCCGATGAACGCTCCAGCTACGCCACGGCCTCTGCAATCCCCATCAAGTCGCGCAGGGACGCAGCACAGCCCATGATTCCGCAATCTGTTCCTGTGGCCGCACATCAGCGCGTGCCAGAGGAGTTCGGCTATCTCCCCCGGCAAGTTAGGAAAACGAGCATCGATGAGACAAGCAGAAGT AACCGGAAACGACCTGCCAACTTCTCTCCGCACGTCTCGGCCATGAACAGTGGCTTTGGAACCGGCGGACTGGACGCTGATCAATACTTACTCGATAACAACAATTCGCAACAAAACACCATGGCGCAAGCGAACAATCAGCCAGGTGTTCCATTTCCCCTGGACACCTTCCAGCTCGACAACGACCCTATTATCACCTCTGCTGGTCCTTTCCAGCCCAACTTTACCTTCTCGCCATCGACTTCGCCTATGGTTGCTCATGATCACTTCTCTGTTTACAACGGCAACACGATGCAACCAAGCTCGCTTGCTGGCGCAGACTTTTACTCGCCCCCTGGCTCTGCATATCAATCTGCTGTCTCCACCCCTCACCCActgggcgagggcggcgaggggtTTTACTTTGCTTCCATGGATATGCGCCAGCGCCAGCAGCCATATCGGCCGGGCCCGTCTGGCATGAACAACACCCTCAGCCAGCAGTTCAGTTATCCGAACAGCGGCAACATGATGTTCGCCACGACGACCTCGAGCGCCGACCCCACCTCTGCTTTCACTGCGCCGAGTAGCTTTGGTCACATCGATCCGTCAACGGTGTTCGGACAGGATCATGCTGCTCGCTCCCCCGGCGTTGGCTTGGGCCAGGATCCGCCCATGTTTTTTGGGGGCGCCGagtcggatgatgaggagggcggagtGTTTGCTGACAGAAACCTGTCGATGACCATAGAAGACAGCTTCGAAAGCTCAAGCTCGTCGTTGGCGTGGGATCCCACATTGCCCGGTAACTTTAGCACGCAAGCTGCGAGATATCCCGCCGGGCCACCCCGTAAACATGTCGCGATCGGGGGCACGACGACCGAGTTTGTCGATGCGAATGGGGATTACGGTCTGGCTAGATCCCACTCTCAGTCGTTCCGCACGACCAATGGACGCCAAATCAAGATGCCCCGAACGGCATCGACACCAGGATTGGCCAACATGGCTCATTCCTTCGGACAATCGAACCCCAACTCGCCGCCGGGTGATGCCATGTTCACTGCTGGCCTCTCATCCGTAGCAGCCAGccggccttcttcacctccgccGGGATCAATGCACGGTTCTACCACGAACCTCCAGGGCGCTGGTGGCAACCAAGGGGACAGCAGTGCTCCCACCATGTGCACGAACTGCGctacaaccacaacacctcTCTGGCGCCGGAACCCCGAGGGCCAGCCTCTTTGCAACGCCTGCGGCCTGTTCTTGAAGCTTCATGGAGTAGTCCGTCCGCTCAGTTTGAAGACTGACGTAATCAAGAAACGCAATCGTGGATCAGGGTCCAGTTTGCCAGTCAGCGGAACCAGCACTCGATCTAAGAAGAATGCCGCTTCCAGCTCTTCTAGCAACCTGTCGGGCGCGACCGGCCGGAAGAACTCTACTCTTTCCATCACTTCCAATGCCAACCCTCCGCCCACACAAGTGAGCACACCTCCGGCTGCCCAACACCGATCGAACAGCGTTCATGATGGCGAAAGTCCCGCGAGCGGCCCCGCCTCGGGGGGCAACACGGCTGGGAGCACCCCTACTAGCTATCATGGTAGCGCTGGCTCTACCAGCGGCGTGGTTGGTGGCAAGGGTGTTATTCCGATTGCCGCAGCACCACCCAAGAACACGCCTGGTCCTGGCGCTGCATCCTTGACCAGAGCCGCGACTCTTGGTTCGAAACGCCAACGTCGCCACAGCAGATCTGCTGCCGACCAGCCTTCGAGCAGCATGGACATTGATAGCCCCGAGAATTCGACAGGTTCGAACGAAGCCGCCCGATCAGTTGGATCTAGCAGCGGCTACTCCTCAGCCCATGCCACCAACAGTATGAGCTTTACCAACGGTAGCAGTTTCGGCGTGTCTCAACGCCCTCCCGGCGGATCGGGCTCCAGAGGCGCGCCCGGCAACCAGTCCTCGACCATGCTGAGCGGTAGCGGTACAGGCGGCCAGCCCCAAgagtgggagtggttgaCTATGAGTCTCTAA